The genomic segment GTCATCATCAACTGCGTCAACGCCATGCTCGTCTTCACCTACTTCAGGAACTCCGCTTTCCACTGCGACACCAGATACATCCTGTACATACACCTGGTGATCAACGACATGATCATGTTGTCCATGTCTGCCACGCTGTTTGTTCTGACCTACGTCAACCCCATTTACAACGTCTCTGTCTGTTGTCTGATGATTGTGATCGCTGCAACGACGCACAAGAACACCCCGCTCATCCTGGCCTGCATGGCTATCGAGCGCTACATCGCCATCTGCAAGCCTCTCCACCACGCTCAGATCTGCACCGTGCCCAGAACCTACGCCCTCATAGGCATCATCTGGGGCGTCGGTGTGGCTCCCACCCTGGCCGACGTCATCGCCCTTCTGATAGAGAGGCCGGCAGGCTTCTTCTACACCAACATCTTTTGTTACAACGAAAACTTGTTCACTTCGACGTACTACCGGGAAAAGTTGAAAGTGGTCCCGCCGATTTACCTGTCGTTTGTGTGGCTGATTCTGATATTCACTTACATCAGGATAGTCATGGTGGCCAAAAAGGCCAAAGGAGATTCTTCGGCCAAGAAAGCTCACAACACCGTCTTGCTTCACGGGATCCAGCTGCTCCTGTGTATGATGTCTTACGTCAGCCGTCTGCTCAACATGATTCTAGTGCCCTTCTTTCCCGAACATCGCTCCAAGATATCTTTCTTCACTTACCTGATCACAAGCATAGTCCCTAGGTTGTTAAGCACCCTCATCTATGGACTCAGGGACCAGGCCTTTTCCAAGCGCATGTCCGTCTATTTTTCTTGCAAGGTGACGATTGTTAAAGTGAAGCCTGATATGAAGGGCAGTCATgactagggatgggcataatgaaccgattaaccgatgattgatcattaaacatttagtcgaggaaattaattttcgccgacgaaccgttaaagaaaaaaaaattgaatgtaggtcattagtgtacgtcctcaatgcaatgcatttcgctgttacacctacacaatttgggcagcagggggAAATATCTCACCATCACCGCAGAGCCGTCTCTATATACGGCTCAGCATCACTGTACCctggcttgacttgtttgttacatgcgagcttccgtagagcgggctttgcctaaccatgaagaggtcACGGCGAAGTGTGGCTTGGGACCATTTTCGGTTataaaatgacaaagtgtactgtaattactgcaatgtgaattacaaatacagttcaTCGACAACGATTATGATAtatcacttgaacaccgcgcatccaagccttgtaaaagacggcggtgattcatctcaacctagcctcgcctcgatgtctgcactGTTATGTGCCTCCGTTGTTGACTCGTAACATGAAGTCTCCCTCAATTCAGGTTTCacttttcttgttaatcacttgacacttgtgttgttaataaaaaacaAATCCTCGaggaaaaacatgatgtttttgatgtattttttgttatacaagagtataggaCATGGTGGGCctatgtgtgctgtttttaatataaaaatgttaatggttaaccgattattaatcattaattctcccgacgatcgacgaagaaaatttcaccgtatgcccatccctaacCATGACCAAAAAGTATTGTTTTCATTGCCCAACGGTGTGGCAGGAGGTGTGCcggggagagagtgatggggacaGGGGGAGGATTGAGACAGGCtcgtacgaaattccgaattgaaagaatttccattcaaagtaatgccataatacgaacactaggtggtggtgttctatgtactttcaaagggtggtgtagattaaattcaaagaaattcaaggtaatgacaccactacagtgtttgtattatggcattactttgaattgaaatccattcaattcggaatttcgtacaagcctggattGAGAAATGACCCATAGTGCAGGCAATgggtagcctagcgcagccagacccgtacagcaaaaagctgtaccagggtctaggagggctgggcagcagtgtgggcgggataaacggttgcttcagcactcaacgtcacgcaataggatggtggaacaaccaatccccacacacttctgtgtaacgtcacagctgtctttcacaacgtacacgcgacacgccctgggtgcagcggcaacttcgagccgtcgtagcagtgaatttgtgtgatgaccacagccacaaacaagtttcctaataaatcgtgttttcacttatacagttcaaaaatgcatcgttttcaaccacatggccctccttgatgaatcagcgaaatgtcgagcaatgtggggcttgttaaatggttatatttatgattgttgtcaacatggcatgttcggtgttagctagctagctgtatacccataaccaatacatggctagccgctagctcggtagactaggtgtcattcccatctatttagtaagcgacttacagactttcaaagctcccaaatgtctcgtttttaaagacatggatcttattagaatttggggcaggcatataatacaaggctggatacctagctctgttattgacgacaggttagctagccactagcgagggcctctttgtaggtgaagcggcaacctccagccgtcgtagcagtgaaagcgtgtgatgaccacagccacaaacaagtttcctaataaatcgtgttttcacttatacagttcaaaaaagtttcaaccacatggccctctttgatcaatcagcgaaatgtcgagcaatttgaggcttgttaaatggttatttttattattaaatatttatgattgttgtcaacatgttcggtgttagctagctagctgtatacccataactttccctgattgtcgctcccaacgcaggacgctccccggtcagctcgctcccactagccagactatcgatcccatctatttagtaagctactcaaagactttcaaagctcccaaatgtctcgtttttaatggcatgtgtcttattagaaattggggccgcaatttcattctacacctacagtagtggtctgataatagcgtgtgactatctggttctgtaaaacgctcaacttagcttaccgagctagtttaaaacatcgaatgatcaaaatggtaatgtgttgagatctatttgtgtccgataagttcatggtgtattattacatcaatccatgtcagccacgaaatgtattatcatccaggctttttaaattaagtaaacactttcgtgctgtacgtagcacggacggacaccatgcttcttctcttagaaagtttcctgtttactaggtagcccggcccccctcgcgatttgattggccctgtcatcggataactttcagcctcgcaaaacgaccggggtccgctagactgcccccgggagcaaattcaatttgcggtcgctaggggcgtctagatttctaggctaggcaatgggtgaaagaatcgctcacaaggtgatacaagcatgaaatttggcacagGTGTTCAATAGGAcgtgcttatcaatatcaggggtggagccactcagaattccatgttgcatagcaacggttgctaggtaaagcattttccttagcaaccagcatcaatggaGCAGTTTCTAATTGATTTTGTGTTATGAAGGCATCTGTACCCTGagccattgtcttaaaatcactgtagcTATATTGAAAGAGGCTATATATTACAAATATATACCATTTCGTCTGTCGAAAACGTTAGGCTGTTTCCACAGTAAAGCCGGGCATACgctgcgatattttcactcgtgggtcttaagcttctactcacactgcacgatggaatttcactgtttaaaagttcacaactcacgtcctcagactacacgagccgacagtcggatgcgagcgaaatgcttccaccttacgacgcaacaggcatgtttccccgttctgcagaggagggaacatgcgcacctgaggtggagatgaggtcgcgctcaacagcaaatcgcacggccctattcacttgtgcatgtgaagtgtcaaacgGTCAGAATCAGatcagaatttcaaaccgttttgattttcttgcgaccctgcga from the Engraulis encrasicolus isolate BLACKSEA-1 chromosome 14, IST_EnEncr_1.0, whole genome shotgun sequence genome contains:
- the LOC134462942 gene encoding odorant receptor 131-2-like — protein: MNFTRRDDVEEALAKNLVIVTLVVIINCVNAMLVFTYFRNSAFHCDTRYILYIHLVINDMIMLSMSATLFVLTYVNPIYNVSVCCLMIVIAATTHKNTPLILACMAIERYIAICKPLHHAQICTVPRTYALIGIIWGVGVAPTLADVIALLIERPAGFFYTNIFCYNENLFTSTYYREKLKVVPPIYLSFVWLILIFTYIRIVMVAKKAKGDSSAKKAHNTVLLHGIQLLLCMMSYVSRLLNMILVPFFPEHRSKISFFTYLITSIVPRLLSTLIYGLRDQAFSKRMSVYFSCKVTIVKVKPDMKGSHD